The Amycolatopsis sp. DG1A-15b genome window below encodes:
- a CDS encoding DUF1707 domain-containing protein, with protein MEDTSSARIRAADADRERVATTVQTAGAEGRLTLDEVEERLSRVYSARFTDELAALTTDLPRPAPPSPGFPLTREALRRHPALRVHLAVVVAIAVLVVVRWAVLGAGFFWPAFPLFWLGVSLLVHARVRSVRERPRAAVPY; from the coding sequence ATGGAAGACACCAGCTCCGCCCGCATCCGGGCCGCCGACGCCGATCGTGAACGCGTCGCCACCACCGTCCAGACCGCCGGTGCCGAAGGCCGGCTCACCCTCGACGAGGTCGAAGAGCGCCTCAGCCGCGTCTACTCCGCGCGGTTCACCGACGAACTCGCCGCGCTCACCACCGACCTGCCGCGGCCCGCGCCGCCGTCGCCCGGCTTCCCGCTGACCCGGGAGGCGCTGCGGCGCCATCCCGCGCTGCGCGTCCACCTCGCCGTCGTGGTCGCGATCGCCGTGCTGGTGGTCGTCCGGTGGGCGGTGCTGGGCGCCGGGTTCTTCTGGCCGGCGTTCCCGCTGTTCTGGCTCGGGGTGAGCCTCTTGGTCCACGCCCGGGTGCGCTCGGTCCGGGAGCGGCCCCGTGCCGCTGTGCCATACTGA
- the pcrA gene encoding DNA helicase PcrA codes for MDTLFDLPAATPVRKPAAGGQAELLDDLNPAQREAVTHAGGPLLVVAGAGSGKTRVLTRRIAYLLGQRRVHPGEIMAITFTNKAAAEMRERVAALVGRRANAMWVSTFHSMCVRILRREAKVLDMSSSFSIYDSDDTKRLITLVARDLDIDPKRYAARTLAVHISNLKNELTDPETAAANAGNDLERRVAEVYGEYQRRLNQANAFDFDDLIMRTVSLLQAFPDVAEYYRRRFRHVLVDEYQDTNHAQYTLVRELAGTAPNEAGVEPAELVVVGDADQSIYAFRGATIRNIEEFERDFPNARTILLEQNYRSTQTILNAANAVIERNPNRRAKRLWTDSGDGEKIVGYVADNDHDEAAFVAGEIDALAEKGEADYSDVAVFYRTNNQSRVFEEIFIRLGLPYKVVGGVRFYERREVRDMIAYLRVLANPEDTVSLRRVLNVPKRGIGDRAEAVVATHAERERISFAAALRDAVEGKVPLLNPRSVKAIGGFVALLDELGTLIADGAEVHDVLEAVLDKTGYRVELEESEDPQDHTRVENLDELVTVAREFAEITAAVVADENAELVVDEGVPAPGSLPAFLERVSLVADADSVPSPDGGDEGDGGAGVVTLMTVHTAKGLEYPVVFCTGWEDGVFPHMRALGDPTELAEERRLAYVAITRARKRLYVSRAITRSAWGQPSMNPASRFLDELPPDLVDWRRLEPSSGGFGSFGSGSRGTPRAATTWGGRRSSSPSSSGTPSFGKGWKDTVALKLDVGDRVSHDKYGLGTVISCDGVGPRATATIDFGQAGKVRLMLIGSVPMVKL; via the coding sequence ATGGACACCCTCTTCGATCTCCCCGCCGCGACCCCTGTGCGCAAGCCCGCCGCCGGCGGGCAGGCCGAGCTGCTCGACGACCTCAACCCCGCCCAGCGCGAAGCCGTCACCCACGCCGGTGGCCCGCTGCTGGTGGTGGCGGGCGCGGGATCGGGCAAGACCCGGGTGCTGACCCGCCGGATCGCCTACCTGCTCGGGCAGCGCCGCGTGCACCCGGGCGAAATCATGGCGATCACGTTCACCAACAAGGCCGCCGCCGAAATGCGCGAGCGCGTCGCCGCGCTCGTCGGGCGCCGCGCGAACGCGATGTGGGTGTCGACGTTCCACTCCATGTGCGTGCGGATCCTGCGCCGTGAAGCCAAGGTCCTGGACATGTCGTCGAGTTTCTCCATCTACGACTCCGACGACACCAAGCGGCTGATCACCCTGGTGGCGCGGGACCTCGACATCGACCCGAAGCGCTACGCCGCCCGCACGCTCGCCGTGCACATCTCGAACCTGAAGAACGAGCTCACCGACCCGGAGACGGCGGCGGCGAACGCGGGCAACGACCTCGAGCGCCGCGTCGCCGAGGTCTACGGCGAGTACCAGCGGCGGCTGAACCAGGCCAACGCCTTCGACTTCGACGACCTCATCATGCGCACGGTCTCGCTGCTGCAGGCGTTCCCGGACGTCGCCGAGTACTACCGGCGGCGCTTCCGCCACGTGCTGGTCGACGAGTACCAGGACACGAACCACGCGCAGTACACCCTGGTCCGCGAGCTGGCCGGGACCGCGCCGAACGAAGCGGGTGTCGAGCCGGCCGAGCTGGTCGTCGTCGGTGACGCGGACCAGTCGATCTACGCCTTCCGTGGCGCGACGATCCGCAACATCGAGGAGTTCGAGCGGGACTTCCCGAACGCGCGCACCATCCTGCTGGAGCAGAACTACCGCTCCACGCAGACGATCCTGAACGCGGCCAACGCCGTGATCGAGCGGAACCCGAACCGGCGGGCCAAGCGGCTGTGGACGGATTCGGGCGACGGCGAGAAGATCGTCGGCTACGTCGCGGACAACGACCACGACGAAGCCGCGTTCGTCGCGGGCGAAATCGACGCGCTGGCGGAGAAGGGCGAAGCCGACTACTCCGACGTCGCCGTCTTCTACCGCACCAACAACCAGTCCCGCGTCTTCGAAGAGATCTTCATCCGGCTCGGCCTGCCGTACAAGGTCGTCGGCGGCGTGCGGTTCTACGAACGCCGCGAGGTCCGCGACATGATCGCGTACCTGCGGGTGCTGGCGAACCCCGAGGACACGGTCAGCCTGCGCCGCGTGCTGAACGTCCCCAAGCGCGGCATCGGCGACCGCGCGGAGGCCGTCGTGGCGACGCACGCCGAGCGCGAGCGGATCTCGTTCGCGGCCGCGCTGCGGGACGCCGTCGAGGGCAAGGTGCCGTTGCTGAACCCGCGCTCGGTCAAGGCGATCGGCGGGTTCGTGGCGCTGCTCGACGAGCTCGGGACGCTGATTGCGGACGGCGCCGAGGTGCACGACGTCCTGGAAGCGGTGCTCGACAAGACCGGTTACCGCGTCGAGCTCGAGGAGTCGGAAGACCCGCAGGACCACACGCGCGTGGAAAACCTCGACGAGCTCGTCACGGTGGCGCGCGAATTCGCCGAGATCACCGCCGCGGTCGTCGCGGACGAGAACGCCGAACTGGTCGTGGACGAGGGCGTCCCGGCGCCGGGCTCGCTGCCGGCGTTCCTCGAGCGCGTGTCGCTGGTCGCGGACGCCGACTCGGTGCCTTCACCCGACGGCGGCGACGAAGGCGACGGCGGTGCGGGTGTGGTCACGCTGATGACCGTGCACACCGCGAAGGGCCTGGAGTACCCGGTGGTGTTCTGCACCGGCTGGGAGGACGGCGTCTTCCCGCACATGCGGGCGCTGGGCGACCCGACGGAGCTGGCCGAGGAGCGACGGCTGGCGTACGTCGCGATCACGCGCGCCCGGAAGCGGTTGTACGTCTCGCGCGCGATCACGCGCTCGGCGTGGGGCCAGCCGTCGATGAACCCGGCTTCGCGGTTCCTCGACGAGCTGCCGCCGGACCTGGTCGACTGGCGGCGGCTGGAGCCGTCCAGCGGCGGCTTCGGCTCGTTCGGTTCCGGTTCGCGCGGCACCCCGCGGGCGGCGACCACCTGGGGCGGCCGTCGGTCTTCTTCGCCGTCTTCGTCGGGCACGCCGTCGTTCGGCAAGGGCTGGAAGGACACGGTGGCGCTGAAGCTGGACGTCGGCGACCGCGTCAGCCACGACAAGTACGGCCTCGGCACGGTGATCTCCTGCGACGGGGTCGGCCCGCGCGCGACGGCCACGATCGACTTCGGTCAGGCGGGCAAGGTCCGCCTGATGCTCATCGGCAGCGTCCCGATGGTGAAGCTCTAG
- a CDS encoding M23 family metallopeptidase produces MVAAVAAGAFAAAAAGSTLKTVTDTDTAVTPLANSQDASASLTAGGAGSGGAPELLPTGHTVDASAEAAKLADSASVTQAREQREADAAKKAAEEASRPKTCLPAHGTFTSGFGARWGTSHLGIDIANAIGTPIYAASDGTVIEAGPASGFGLWVRVQLDDGTIQVYGHMNKYSVEAGQKVKCGQQIAEIGNRGQSTGPHLHFEVWQNGTKKIDPRPWLAARGIVL; encoded by the coding sequence GTGGTTGCCGCTGTTGCGGCTGGTGCGTTCGCCGCCGCTGCTGCGGGCTCGACCCTCAAGACAGTCACCGACACCGACACCGCCGTCACGCCGCTGGCCAACAGCCAGGACGCCAGCGCTTCCCTGACCGCGGGAGGTGCGGGCTCCGGGGGTGCCCCCGAGCTCCTGCCGACCGGCCACACCGTCGACGCCTCCGCCGAGGCCGCCAAGCTCGCCGACAGCGCCTCCGTCACGCAGGCCCGTGAGCAGCGCGAAGCCGACGCCGCCAAGAAGGCCGCCGAAGAAGCCTCTCGCCCCAAGACCTGCCTGCCCGCGCACGGCACCTTCACCTCCGGCTTCGGTGCCCGCTGGGGCACGAGCCACCTCGGTATTGACATCGCCAACGCCATCGGCACCCCGATCTACGCCGCCTCCGACGGCACCGTGATCGAGGCCGGCCCGGCCAGCGGCTTCGGCCTCTGGGTGCGGGTCCAGCTCGACGACGGCACGATCCAGGTCTACGGCCACATGAACAAGTACTCCGTCGAGGCGGGCCAGAAGGTCAAGTGCGGCCAGCAGATCGCCGAGATCGGCAACCGCGGCCAGAGCACCGGCCCGCACCTGCACTTCGAGGTCTGGCAGAACGGCACCAAGAAGATCGACCCCCGGCCCTGGCTGGCCGCGCGCGGCATCGTTCTCTGA